The following is a genomic window from Corvus hawaiiensis isolate bCorHaw1 chromosome 5, bCorHaw1.pri.cur, whole genome shotgun sequence.
GCAAAAGAATGTTAACTTTTAATTCATGTTGTCTCAATTTCACCTTTTCACTATCATTTGGACCACTTCACACTTGATGGAACACCAGGAGAAGCCTCttacaaacaaaatgaaatgctCTTTTAGATTTAGGCCTTGTAAAAACATAAACATGAGCAGCTTTTTCATTAAACTTTTAAGACAAGGAACTCCCCAAGCAATGTTTCACCAAGCAGTAAGAAAAAATGGGGATTCTTTTGGtagttttctgaaataattgaTTTTTGCATTCAAACATTCCAGTATATCTGCATGGCACTAAGTATTGACCTCCCATTCCTaaaaaaccttttaattttttattttacatctaTCACTGGTACACCACCAATGAAGCTTTGCACATTGGCAGTGTACACCCAAGATTTAAAAGATGCTGTTTTCATGGTAACTTAGTTTCTGCTCATCACACGGTTCTTGTTCTACAAAAactttactctttttttcccccataattTAGGAGGAAGCAGATACTGAACCCATGCAAGAAATTCTCGATACAGACTATTTAGAACCAGAAAACATGTGTGGCATACACAATATTTATTCACTGAtttatgctttttcttcagcattccttttctttcctccccaccTTCCCTGAGACCCAACACATCACTTCAGCTGCATGTTGTGAAAGAGAAAGCTAACCTGTTGCAACCTCCCTACACGTGAGACTGTCCAGACTTTCTAAAAATGAGACCAGCTTCCTGAAGGGATAATCCTGTGCATGTACTTTGTTTTCAACAGCAAAGTGCTGAAGCACAAAAAACAACCAGCAAAATCTGCAAATACAACAAAACACCAGTTGCAGGATAAGCAGCCCTTTAAGACGACAGCTACAAATATATTCCGCTCCATTATGCTTAAACATACCCTTTTAAAAGCCATTCATTTATAGGTGTGATTGATAATAGCTGAAGAAAGACCCATATTGCTGTTGGGAAGAACACAAGTGTAAAAATCTGGACAAAAAGGTGTAGTTTCACATGCATCAAAGCACTTGTCAGctcctgcaaaagaaaaagaagagaggaagtTGCAGTCATAACAGCTGAAATAAGATCacatttgtgcttttaaaaCTAGGACCACCATTATAATACAAAAGAAGTGCATGTCAAAAAGGCACCTTTAGGGATCATCTGATCTCCTCTTTAATAATGAAGTACATCCAGACAACATAAAAGCTGTCTGCTCCTGGGCATTGTTCCAAAAGAAGTGTCCACCACTTCAATAATAGTATAGCTCTcagaacagcagcttttcagCAGGCAGCCTTAGCACTTTGCCACTGCCTCAAAACCTGTGTTAACTGCACTGACAGCTGTTTACTTTACTGACCCTTGATATCAAAAGGCATGAAAACCTGTAGTGAGCACAAGATTTCAAGTTTCTCTGTCTAAAGAGATCCACAAACTGTGATTCTCATGTATacggttaaaaaaaaaaaaaaaaaaaaaaggaatttatggATGTTTATATTACCAAGCATTCATTTGTggtgttggtttttcttttaaggaaaaaaaaccaaacataaaaaGCAAAGTAATCTGTAGCAGACTTTGATTATTTATTGTAGCAACAGATAGGaaatttataggaaaaaaaaagttaggcTGATTAAGAATAGCAAAGAAAGAATACCAAGACCATAGCTAGCTGAAAACAGTTAAGCCAtaaatttcagagaaatgaaGTGTAAAACACCACTGGAGActcagaaaacatttaattttaaatactgtaaGAGAACTCCAGAGAGGTGATCAAGTatccttacagaaaaaaacctcttcagcTAGCTCTGTATCTCTGTTTTTGCCTTTTCAGGCATTTCAAGGACCTTTTACAGAGGTTTTTGAGTACAAGGAAAGAGCCTTATACACTTCAGCTCATTTCAAATCTCACAGACTGAGAATAAaaattcctcttcctttttctcacaGTAACTCACACTCTTTTCAAGTAAACAATGCAAAAGAACTGATGACACTCTCATTTAAAACCTAATTTGCTAGGATTCTCCAGCTGACACTCCAGATGCattaaacatatatatatatcactATATCACACATACAGAAGTGCccttttaatttcatatttttacaATTGGAAAATGCCTCAAAACCAGACAGTTTTTAGAGGACTCTGTGATACTTCCAAAAGTAAAACCCAAGACAAAAAGAAAGCCTCATTGTAACTTCCAGGGGGCAAGGAAGGTGATACAACACAGCCAACCTACTGCATGGAGGAATGATGTATTACTGGAACAAGTCTTTGCAGATCTAATCTATCAGTTTTGAAAATGCCTCTAGTGATTGTCTTTGAGAATAGTTAGACTTATTTAGAATAGTCATTATTATAATAGTATGCCTTAGACTGTATGATCACAGAACAAATGCTGAGGCAAACAGCTTTCACCCTCTTAAACAGTCTACAGGGGCTTGTCCCAAAATACATCTGCCACCTCAAAAAAGTTGCTGGAAGCTGCTTGGTACAACTCTTTCTGCACACCAGACAGAACCTTGTCTTTCCCAGTATTTCAGAGCCTTTAGGAAGCTTATCCCAGCCTCTCCCTGATCAATGTGGGTCCCTGTTGCCATCCAGCCACGCTTCCAATAGTCATAGCTGGACCCCTCTGAGCAAATACCCACACAGAGCCAACAGTGTTTTCAGTGGCTTGCCAAATTCCTCGTAGAAATGGATAACACAAGTATGTGATTTAATTTCTGGGGCCCTTCGGGAGGTATTTGCTTTAAAAGAGCAAGGTATCCAGtcactgaaaactgaaatagtATTATATTAAGGTGGAATCAAATGTTCTTGTCAGAGAACACAGAGTATTTCTACAAATGTAAGAGGACCCTGGTCACCTCTGGTTCTGAAAGTGTAACAAGGCCATGCCCAGACAGGCTCTCCTTGAATGTTGCcaattattttgtaaattactttctgaaaacatcagcaaaaTTTTTTGAGCATGCACTTTCACAGCAGATTAAACCACAAGTGTAGCCTTAAAAGAACATCAGTTATTTCGAATTTTGTCAGATTTATCAGAAGACCTCTGTTAACACTTACACAACTTTTCATCCTGTCATACAGTATACCAAACACTACTTTCCATCTAAGTAATAAATTATCTAAGGTAGAACAGCTGATACACAGGTCAAGAACAAATAAAGCCAAAAGCAGAAACCCTTTACTTTGCAACCCAATAAAAAGGCATATTGAGTAATAATACCAACTTCAGGTTATGCCTTAAACAACTAAAACATGCCtcaaagtattttaataaaaacatgaCCCGGCCACCTAACACATATAAGGATTGTTTTTAATATACACTTCAGAAAGTAATAGCACAAAGTACAGAGTGAGaagttattttcttcctttatcttCTACCCCCATGGCAGAAATTCAGGAAAAGCCCAGCTTCTTCATGAAACAtaaagctggataacagcaccAGCCCTAACTGCTGCTCCCAAAACAACCTGAGATCAGCTACCTGGATATAAACTTCAGCTCCTATAAAAGCTTCATTTACATCAATATATTGCTTTTAGTACCACAGATGAAAATAAGTTATGCAAGTTCTAAGTGAGACATGACACATTGCCCAGAAAACTGTCAGTCGCATCACCTGAACTGGAAGGAGTTAGATGTACACTAGCACTGAGAATCTAATCAAGACTTTGATAACGCTACTGATTTCTCTCACAGCTGCTTTACAAATCCCAGGTTTCAAGGATACAAACTAGTGACAGGGAAAgaaattctacttttttttccctgcatgcAAAGATTGCTAagcctgaaagaagaaaatcccaCTCTATTAATACTactcagggctgtgttttgggttcTCTTCTCTGTGGAAGAGAGTGCCTCTCCACAGCCTATTTCCACTAGGATTAATTACCATCCCAGGCAAACAAAGGATTCTTCCTGCATCCCCATAAGACCATAAGGCTGCTACAGAACTGACTAAAGTTACCCAGTTCATTTACACAGTGTCCTGGCAGAACTAGAGGTCCtagtgccaggacacagcaaaGGAGAGGGCAGCCATCAACTCAAACACCACCTCCACTGGAAACTTTACCGCTATAAGCAGGATACAGGTGtagaaacttctttttttgtagAATGCACACTGCTCACTCAAATCCCAGTTCACCAGGAGATAACTGGACAAAATTGTGATGATTCTTTCAGGCATTAGTACCGTGCAAGTTACGAATAGCATGCCCCGTTAGCCAACAGCATAAAGGAATCAGAAAACTAGACTAGCAGAGACATGCAGTGTTTCAtttcagctctggctgctccttcTCTTCTTGGCACACAGCCATCATTTCCTTTCTCCAAGACTCCTTTACATACCCCTTCATCTCTTCTGAATCCCAGACTGTTCCTCTTTGAATAATGTGTGAcacaaaattttaaacaaatctcAGTGCCTGGGATATGCACTAGAGAGCAAGCACCTCAAATCCAGCTGTCCACAATGAAATCCTATGGGAAAAGATTGCCAAGACTTTGCACCTGTATATTGGCATTTTATCTGCATATGAACCCTTTTGTGCTGATCCTAGCTGCTGTCCTGGCCCTACCCAACAAGGTAAGTTAAAGCCACCAGGTCTTTGTTTCCATCAATCCAGCAGTGAACAGCTGCATCTCACCCTGATTTGGGTTTGGGACACAATCACAGTGTAGATCCAGTCTCCAAATTGTGCTCATCACTCCAATTTAGTTAAAGCTGTGCAGAGACAAACAACCCACCCTCTGTGGATGGGTGACATTTATTCACACTCTCCTTCTCACCATCTTCATTACTTTGTGAAGCACCTTCTGAAATCAAGGAGGGTTATTCCGTGAATGTCTAACATTTATCTTCTCTTGTTAGCCATCCTCCtagcaccaccaccacccccatTCCAATTACATTCAAATCTGATCAAAAGGAACACAAAACTTTTTAAAGCACAACAGGAATGAAGCAATGAGAAATTACAGTACCTCGGTTTTTAAGGAGAGTCCACTGTTAAAGAATATAGCTGAAACGGCAATGTAAGTTATGGTAATTTCTGGTTTCAAGGGTCCTAAAAAATACAGACATAGAGAACAAAGTGAACTACAGTCAAAGAGATAATGATACACATATAATATATCAGAGTAAATGagaatacttaaaaaaatacatggaaaaagtCTAAGCAGTAATGTCTCTCAAAAAAAGAATGGTGTTTCTATTAAATTAAGAAAGCATGCTatccatttttaaataaaagtaaaccAGTGAGTGCAGAGGGAGTTATGTCATCATATAAATTTGATTTCCATGATTAGAAGCCACTGGGAACTCACAGGTAAAttctgaaaatttgaaaatgggGAGTTTTTCACAGTTCTGCCATCAAAATATCACTACAGCATCAGCAAACTCAAACCAtacaatcaaataaaaatattagctGGTAGCTTCACAGGGCCATTGATATCACTCACACAGCTACCTCTCAGTTCTTGCTCTACAACACACACACCTGTCTGCCTGCACAGAGGAACCCAAATCATACCTTGCAATGATTTCCTCAGGGCAATACAATTCTGTGTTATTCCCCTCACAACAGAAACCGGTTCAAAATGGTTCATTCCAGCCCTACTATAACACATTTCAGACACTGCTGAATTGAGATCGGCAAGGGCAGATGCCTACACCTCCAAGGGTTCCTCTCTATTAAAGGCTTacatttgtatatatttatatatttttttcagggagattaaaatacagtattttttatgCTCCTATAAAAATGATGAATTCTCTTAATACACTTTGCCTTCGGAGGCCACCAGGCATAAAATGTATGTGCTCATTTTTTCATGAGCATGCAACCAGATATTAtgttagaaagaaaatattagcaGGCTACTTAAGACCAAAGTAATATCCTCACTCTCCAAGTGACCCTAAGTTGTCATGAGCAAAACTGCAACAGCAAACAAGCCAGCCTTGCCTCGACACTCCAGAAGAGAGGAACCTTTCTGCTCCCTCGGATGAATGATACATTGATGGTCACACTGGAGTAAGGTCAATGATCCTTAAATCAGAGGGATTTGATTGTACAAGTCAAATTTGCAGCTCAAGTCATTTCAATCCAAATCCTACTCTCAGAGAGAACTCTGTTGATGAGACACTAAAACTGTGTGTgccaaatacaaaaaaaaaaacaaaaccaaaccaaactacATACATGAAGTGTAAGGTAAAAATAAGACAGGAAATGCAAGAGTTACAGTTGCAACAAAGCACATGACTAGTTGCAAAATTATGGCATGTTAACTGAATagatgggagaaaaaaacccagaaagattatataaatacatacagctatacagaaaactgtattttatagACACAATTACCTATTTTTTTGTAATCATTTAGAAGATTAGAGTATCTATGTTCATGCACATACACACTAAGCAGACATGCAGTGGGTTAGTCTGGCTAAAATATGGGTTCTTCCAGGACACAGTTTTTTCCGGTTTAGGGTTTTTCACTGGGCTACCTGAACTCCTTCTCACAGGAGAAACCTCTACCACCAGAGCAACCACACACTCGTGGAGCACAGGGAACTCTGGTCACAACAGATCCCCTTCATCTCTGGTTATTTCCTGGTCAGAGAAATTCTTTTTACAAAGGAACTAAATGGGCTCATTTATCAAAtaggaaaacacacaaaaagggCTTGGCTTATGTCGTGAAGGTGACAACAACACAAATCTTTGTTATTTATGGCACAATGTTCCACGGGTATGGATGCTGGACCATCCATACCATTCGCTAAGGCCCTGCAAATTGCCATGCACAGCTTTATCAGCTGGAAGATGACAAACTAAGGTTTTTTCATGTTGACACTTCCCACCTCTCACCTCTTCATGCTTttaagaagaaatgtttttcttcctcagagCACTGAGATCACACAGTTTCAGAGGAGGGGATACCACTATGGGGAACACGTGCTCACTAGTTTCAATCAATGCTTCCAAGATTTTTCAAGCAAGTTGTCCCAGGAACAATACTGTGTCGAAGCCTGACATCTCTTTGCAGCAGAATTAAATGAAATGCTCCATCACAGTGCTTCCATGCAGGAAGTGAGCCGAGAAAAAATCATCTCCTATTCTAGTTAAAAGGATCTCCCACACGGCTGCCAACAATTAGCACGGCAGTCAAAGCAGAAAGGGACAAAACACCTGATACTATCAATTTCAAGTCGTCTCTAAGGTCTGCCAAAAACACAGCACGGATCCTGCAAGAAGCTCCGCGTGGGTCCTATTCACCTATGCAGAACAGCACACAGATGTTAGAAGGGATCCTTGCACAGCAGGAATTTGCCTACCCTGAACTCCATGAAGTACCAGAGCCTTAGTTGCCACAGCAAGTGTTCAgagtcatattttttttttaatcactttctttttttcccagaaccTAAGAGGTGGGAAAAGCTTGGCTCCTCAGTGAGAAGCTGTCTATTCTCAAACTCCAACTctgttaagaagaaaaaaaaaaggaattaaaagaaaaaaacaactgtgCCTATAAAAGCATAGATAGATTCTTCCTCCTCTCACATAATGTGGAACTGCTATAGTAATTCTATTGAAGTGTTCTACATTCCTTTCCTTAAGCCATAGGAAAGGAACAATTAGgaagaagaaatacaaaatttaatttgttcttCAAAACTGTGAACATCTGGAGCTGAAGTTCCAATGGAAACTAACCAGAAGACACTTCCAGCGTTTATACTTAAAGATACATTGTTTATGTTTAAATAACAGTGGATATTTCATCAGCCCTTGTTCCGGGAAACATACAAGCCCTCCCTGCTTAGCAAGGGCAGATCTGCTTTGCCCCCTAAGCATTTGATACCACTTTGCACAGGATCAGTTTCCCTGTCTTCCCCCACCTTTATGAGGAAGTAAGTGGGAACAACaacaagaccaaaaaaaaaaaccccaaaactttaaaatacaagtGTTCTACTataaagtgaaagaaaaggtCTGGCCGAAACACAGCACCTGAGAGTTTACCACAATACACCTCCGGGGAAGCTCCCAGATGGCAGAAATCCAtaccctgctctgccaggactTCATGCCCAGAGCTCTGGAAGTTATGACTTAGTTGAACAGGAGCACATTCAGAGCCAGTCACCACTCGGCTTCCATCACTCCTAATCCCAAAAGAGCAGAACGCTCTTCCAGCCACTGGTACAGTGCCGAGCAAAGACGCACAGGAACACACCCGGGAGCAATTCCCGGGTGCCTGAGGAGGAGCGACTGGAAGCAGGCGGAGAAGGAGGGCAGGGACCCGGCACGGGGGGGGACGGGAGCTGGCAAAGTGCCGGGGGCTCCCGCTGCCCCCACCGGGGCACAGCGCCCGCACTCACCGCCTTTGACGCCGACGCCGGGCTCCAGCCGCGCCACGGCGATGACCAGCACGATGCCGAGGATGAACCACTCCTTCCGCagccgctccagcagccccaTGGCGCtgcccgccgctccccgctgccCGGATCGGCTCCGCCAGCGCCACTCGCTCCGGTTCGGCCGGGCTGGTCCGGCGCCGCTCGGCTGCTCCGGGCTGCTgtgggcgcggggcggggcgcggccccACCGCCCGCCGGCAGGGCCAGCCGGATCCGCTGACAGGAAAAGTCTCACCCACCGCCGCCATCGCTACCACGCATCTCCTAATAGGCGCGCAGCTCCGcgctgccgcccgcccgcccgcacGGCTACGCGTAACTCCGGCCCCCCGCTGGctccggccgcccccgccccgcatCCCTGCGCCGAGGCGGACACCGCGGGTGGCGGTGGCGGGAACGGGACGGCGCCGTGGCTGCCGTCGCCGGCCGGGTCGGGGAGGGCGCGGGCACGGAGCCGGTGccggcgggcgggcgcggggctggACGGGCGCGGCGCAGCAGGGCGGGCGCGGCGGTGCGCGCTGTTTTGGTACATTACAACGCCCGCGTGACGGCCGGCGTTTGACGCGCGGGAGGGCGGGCGCGAGCCGGGAAGCGCCGGGGCGGGAGGCGGGATCCGGGATCTCTCCGTGAGGGCGGGCGCGGGTCGTTGGTGGCCGGGCGAACACCGACAGCCGGGCTCCCCGCAGCCCTGGTCGCGGGAGCGAGGAgcagcgggcgggcgggggccgccGCCGCGTCACGCACCTCTTACCGGCGTGCGCGCACGCCCGCCCGCCCGGGCGCTGCGCCGCCGCCTCCAGGGGCACGTGGATCGGGATCGCCCTGGAGTTCCCACAGAGCGCCTGCCTGTCCGTTCTGGGCAGACCCAAAGGCAGGTACCGACAGCATCGCCCGCGGTGTGTCCCGGGCCAGCCACTTCCCAGCGGCGGGCCGTTCCCTGGTTTCCCTCAGTGCTAAAAACACTTCCACTAAAACAGCATCGTAAAACCTCATCCTGTTGCTCGACCCACGTTTGCCATTCCCTGTTCCCCTCTTGTGGCGCTTCCCCGATGGATTAatcagcccagcccctgcccggccACCGCGCTCCAAGTCGCATTAACAAGGAGAGGATAAAGCAGGAGACGCGCTGTCTCTCAGCGGCTCCCACCGGTGCTGCCGCGGCTGCCCCGTCCCGCAGGGCTCTCGCACACACGGCTGCTCTGTTGCGTGATTCCTAAACAGTTAGGGAAGTTCATCCTGCACAGCCTCTGCGGATGTATTCAGGCTTCAAGGAATAGCCCTGCCACAGGCTTTCTGCTATCAAGGAAATAAACGTTTACAGCTGAAAGCTCAGCTGCGATCTCCAAGAGCGGTATATCCCTGCGTGTTCTGGGAGGTTCACTTGCGTAAACATGGACGAAATTTTTGGATATGGGAGGGAACGTGCATTGTCCCATCCGCAAACAGATCCAAACTGTGCGGTTTAAAATGATTATGCATTTCACTGCTTTACTAAAGTTTACTGGAGTACGTGTTGATCCTCGCTCTCTTCTCAGGTGGGAGAGACAGATTGCAAAACCTCACTGCATTTGCCCAGCGCAGCCACTGCGGGTTGGCTGTTTtgggagaaaataaatgcataatgTGTTCATCTGGAGCAAGCTGTGATTATAACGAGCGTAGGATTTGATTAGTTGGAGGATTTGATTGCTGTGCAGGAGAGATAAATCAGATGAAGATGTACAGTTAATGTTTGTCATATAAACTATATTAAATCTCTCTGTGGGTACTCACTCACAAGTGGCCCTAGT
Proteins encoded in this region:
- the SLC10A7 gene encoding sodium/bile acid cotransporter 7 isoform X5, with the protein product MGLLERLRKEWFILGIVLVIAVARLEPGVGVKGGPLKPEITITYIAVSAIFFNSGLSLKTELADSGLHAASCVFCCNFNQSCWWK